Genomic window (Lynx canadensis isolate LIC74 chromosome D3, mLynCan4.pri.v2, whole genome shotgun sequence):
GATTACTTTCTAAATATTATCCTGCATGTGTTTGACACCTTCAGTGTGAGGCTATGACGGCATGTGTCGTTTTTAAGTAGTACTGGCACCAGCCATGTGTTGAGATGTCTGCGACAAAATCCACACTGCTGAGACTGACCCGTTGTCTGTACTCAGAATCACAGGAAACGTTAGACTCAGTCACAAGTTAATGGAAACAGGCTGGAGCGTTTTTCCTGTCCCAAGTGGAGTTCCTCCACCGTCTTCAGATTCTAACTAAGAAGCCAGATGAGGATTTGAGTGCTTTGCTgtgagtggggggcagggaacaGTGATCCCTCCCTCTAAGGAAGGCAGACTGGGGAGACCAGCCCTTTCCCACCACCCCCAAAGGCCTGGGGAAGGAGAGCCATATACATCCTCTTGGTCTCAGAGTGGTAGGTGAGTCCCTGAAGATACTGGTTTTCCACGTCTCTGGTTTGCCCGGAAATGGTGCTGCAGCCAGGGGCTGGCTCCTCCCAGCAGCTGGTGCTGCTGTTCTTACCCTCTTCAGCCCTCACAGGGCCGAGAACTGCTTTCAGTGTCCTGGACACAGGCCTTTCCTGAGGGAAGTGAGGCCAGCAGGTCAGGCCTTTGCGTCTGGGCCCTTGGGCTCCAGGTGAAAGCTCTGCGGGCATCCTTGTGAGGGCACTGTCTCCCGTAACAGAATTgagtttgggagagagagcagagtgtggTGCAGGAAATGGACCAGCAAGGCTGGGGTCCTGTGGGTAAGGAAATGGAGGACATCAGCCTGAAGTCCTAAAGGCAGGACTGCTGGGCTCACCATGGGAGCCCATCTGGGTGGGAGCCTTGGCTGGGCCCAGTGTGAGGTGCTACTCAGAGCAAAAAGGCAAGACGTTGGGCCAGAGCCTCGTGGCCTGAACAGAGAGGTCTGCAGAGGTCTCTCTGGGTTGGGGGGCCTGGGAAGCACAGGGTGCATCTCACAGCAGAGGGAAGGGCTGGCCCTGTGGAGGGCAGGGGTCCTCAACCTCCATCTGCTTCCTTGCTACCCTCTACAGCCCTATGGGACACCAGGGGCTCCCCTGCACTACGATCACAGGCAAGCCCAGCATATTCAGGAGGTGTCTTTGTTGAGAAGTTGTGTCTTTCTGTTGGAAAGTTCTGTGGTTGTTGTACTCgattcggcagcacatatactaaaataggAAAGTTCTGTGGTTGTagaaatcccttttctttttcacttcattATTCCAAGTAAATACTAGGaatgttgttttgcttttttggtaattttttgaCTTAATCGTCCTAGAAGTACAAAGAAAGGGAGGGGCGTCCGTGGAGACTCCAGGTACAGGAAATAAGTGTTGTTTGCCAGCAAACGTTTGACTGTTTATTCTGTCTTCACACACATTTAAGCTCTCTTGTAATGGCTTTTCTTGAAGGCGGGCAAAGCTATTCCGATTTGCTTCAGAGAACGATCTCCCAGAATGGAAGGAACGAGGCACAGGTGATGTCAAGCTTCTGAAGCATAAGGAGAAAGGGACCATTCGCCTCCTCATGAGGAGGGACAAGACCCTGAAGATATGCGCCAACCACTACAGTAGGTGGCCTCTTGGGAGTGTGTTTTCACTCTAAGTTCCAGCGTTGCACATGAGGATACCTTCAGATCTTTGGGCAGGTTGCTTTCAATGCTGGGCTAGGAATCTGGGAGTGCATTATGACATAGAGTGCATATTTGCAGTGTGTTTTGAACTTAAAATAGGAAATGAAGTTTTCCAGCATGCTCTGAACTCAGAGCAGACCTGCAGAGAAGCTTATAGCACACAAGATGTGGAGCCCAAGCAGACAGGACATGATGGGGTGGAAGCAGAGCCCCAGTGTGGGCTTAGGTCCGTGGAGCACCTGCCCAAGGATTGGGCAGTGCTGTGAGGATGTGTGCTCCCATTTGTATTTTGTTGTGCCCAGTAGGCAGCCTTCCCACTCTTTGGTGTGTTCTGTCCCTGCCGGGTGTTCCCTGGTGAGAACACAGAGGGgaaggggtgcagagagaaggtGGCTGCCTCATCTTTAGGTGTCTGTGTACCAAACAGATAGTGGGTGGTGACAGGTTGAGGCCCTTGAACACGTGTGATGCATTAACCCTGGGCTCAACatggttgggggatgggagggtctGGGGAAAGCTACACCAGGCCTGGCCTGTGAAGGGGTGACAGTAAGTCCCCGCCATATCAGTCTTTTGGCTGCTAGGTTGTTCTGCAGTGCTATGTGTGTTTGGAAGTAGATGTGTCTTGGGCTCCATTCCTGATCTGGTGCCGTGTCTGTGTTACTGGGTAGAATGCATGTCTGGCGAGGGAGGGCCCCTCTTCTGGACACCTGGGGTGACCTGGCAGGAACCTGAGCAGAGCAGCTCTTGAGGGTGATGTGGAAGGATGGGCGGGTTTGCAGAAATCCTCCTGagaggtggcagggaggggctTTCTTGCCTTCCTTAGGGGCCATTCTGGTAGTCCtcttgtgtctctccctcttcccccacctgtCTGCTCTGGCCCCTGGCCTCCACTCCAATTTGAATCACTCCCCAGGGGACTTCCTGACACCCTATGTTTCTTCAGGAGCCTTGTCAGATCACTGGGTTGTTTCTGAGTTGCAGGTGTGTTTTGGGACCCCTACATACCATAGACCCTTAATGTGCCAGGTGGGTGGTGGCAGCAGGAGGCCATGGCATCTCTGTGCTCTGTAGAGGTCAAGGGCTCGCCAGGTGTCTGCATGGGGATGGTGTGACTGTTGCCGGTTCAGGCGGTCAATATGTGCTCAGGTCCCTGGAGACCTCTGCCAGGGGCACAGGGGTGCACAAGTGTGCTCTTGTTCTTTGCGCAGTCAGTTTCTCCTTTTgggtctgtgcagagcctgaggaCATGGGTGTATCTGCTTATTCCAGATTCCTACTTATTCCATGGTGTATGTGCATGTCACCAGGGCCCATGGTGTCTACTTGTGGTGGCCTTGTCTCCTAGGGACCCTGGCAAGTGCAAAGCTGACTCCATGTCCTCCTGGATGATTACCCCACTTATGGCTTCTGTCCCCCACTCCCCAATGGGCCAGCTACCTGATGGTGTGGTTGAGCAAGGACATAGCTACATGATGGGTGCTCCACAGGAAGGGCTGGGCATGAGTGGCTCTGTTGGCGTTGGAGCCCTTGTTCCAGTGGGATTGGAGATCCTTTCTGAGATGTTCTCCTCGTCAGGGAGCAGGTCACCCTGTTCCCAGATTTAGGACAgtcctgtggggttttttttgttttttttgtttttgttttttttttcaatgtttgtttctttttgagagagagaaagagacagcgcgcgagcaggggaggggcagagagagagggatacacagaatcagaagcaggctccagcctctgagctgtcagcacagagcccgatgtgggactcgaactcacaagcctttgagctgtgagatcatgacctgagccaaactgggccgcttaactgactgagccacccaggcactccaggacaGTCCTGGTTTTAAGTGAACATGGGACATTTTCAAAGAGGTTTGAGTAAGATCCTGTATCCCACAGGAGTTTGTCTAGGCCTGGTTGGTGGACCCCAAGGCGGGACCTCCTGTTGCCCGGGGTGATCTCGTAGCAGTTGTCAGGATCCTCACATGGCTCTTCTTCCCCAGTCACGCCAATGATGGAGCTGAAGCCGAACGCAGGCAGCGACCGTGCCTGGGTCTGGAACACCCACGCCGACTTTGCCGATGAGTGCCCCAAGCCAGAGCTGCTGGCCATCCGCTTCCTAAATGCTGAAAGTAAGCAGAAGAGCCACCAGGCCCTTGGGTACTGCTTTTCAGGAAGAACTGATAGTGCCTGTGAGAAGCTTGTGGGAGGGACCAGTCTCACTCTGCTGTCTGGTGCTCTCTCAGGGGCAGGAATGTGAGTGCTGCAGTCGACCTGTGTACCCTCGAGGCTTCATGTGGGCTCTGATGAGAGCAGTGCCTTTTCCCTTTTAACCTCAAAGGGAGCTGGGCATCCAGTCTACCCAGGGCAGGCATGTCCCCTCGCAGCCACCTGACTGCCAGCAGGTGCTGGGATCCCAGGCCCATGGTGACCTCTCCCCAGCTTGGATGTCTTTTCCAGCCCTGATTGTCAGAAGTGCCCAGTGGGCCTCATCTAGTAGCTACTCTGACATGAGTGGAGAGCAGAGTGTCTGGCCAGGAGGCTCCTGACCCCTTGGTTTTACATGGCCACCAGTGCTGTGTACCATTCTGCCCAAATTGTCACAGAGTCAGGTGGAGGGAGATGGGCCAACCTAGCTACCAGTCCCTGGAGGGACTTGAGAAACAGTCACTGCTTGGTCCAGGCAAGAGTGAGCCCAGGGCTGTGTCCTTAAGTCACCCATGGGACGAGCCCTTTGTGAATCTTGGCTCTTCAGACCTTTTAGGTCTCTTAGGaggtctcttctcttctttctgcagatgcacagaaatttaaaacaaagtttgaagAATGCAGGAAAGAGAtcgaagagagagaaaagaaaggtgacgtggagttgggggtggggactgCCTCGCAGACTCACTCTGCACCTGGCTGCAGCCCCAGGCGGGTGCTTTTTCCGTCTGCCAGAGTAACATCCCAGGATGCTGTGACCACCTTGACCTGTCATGGGTGATGCAGTTGTCTGGGGACACGGTGCTTCTGGGGAGTGAGGTAGCCATAGAGGCCCCAAGCCATGTGCTCACTGGCCTGGCCTCACAGCACCCAGGCTAGCCGTCAAGTAAAGTGACGTCTGGCTAGAGCCCACCAGAGGCCAAAGGGGCTTCAAGAGGTCCTCACAGTCACTTGCTTACTTGGGGCCCGATATAACTGAGCTGCCTGACCATGGTCCTAGGTGTGAGCTCTTAATTTGGGTGACCCTGGAGGCTGCCTTGGCTGGCACGTGGTGAAGTGGACTGCCCTGTGGCCTTCGCCCAGGGTCACAGGAGGTGGGTGGGCTGGGAAGAGTGGTGCTTCTCGGTTTTCTTACTGTGTCCCCCTATGTCTTAGCAGGGTCGGGCAAAAACGACAATGCTGAGAAGGTGGCCGAGAAGCTAGAAGCTCTCTCGGTGAAGGAGGAGAACAAGGAGTCGGAAGACGCCGAGACCAAGGATAGAGCGGAGGAGGAGCAATAAGCCGCCTTcccttgttttctcttccttccattcttttcctcttttttcttttttaaaattttgccctGCCCcttcttttcagtttgtttttattctgttttgtttttacaagggACTTTATATAAAGAACTGAATTCCAACATTCAGGtggtttttttctaagtttttgccCTATTGAAGATGACTTCAGAAAATCCATTCCCCAGTCATGAAAATGTACTGTGCTAACTTTCTTTTCCATAGTGGAAACACTTATTTATAGTCATCAAAAATAGTGAATAAACAACACATTTGAAACCTGCGCGGAGGCAGGACCATGTGTGCGCCGGCCCTGTCCTGGGAGCAGTGTGGGTTCCTGCTGGCTCCAGGATGTTGGAGCAGCGCTGCGGGTCTCACTCATCGCCTCTGGCTCTGCTGTGGGCTCAGCGCAGCTGTTGGTCCCTGGGGCCATGATGCAGCTGAGGTGGGGCaggtgtgctgggggtggggggggaggaacTCATGCGCTTCTGCCCTGTGGCAAGGAataggcttttttgttgttgttttgcctcTAAGGTAGGGAAAGGAAGACCGCCAGAGTACCCTGGCCTTTGGTGCAAGACGGCCAAGTGTGTTTCCAGGCTTTGGTTGAGGCCGCGTTTGGTTGGCCCTCTGCCCTGGTGGAGGGAAAGGCCAGTCCCATAGCACACATGTCCAGTCTGGTGCACTGTGTTGGTGGGACTCGGCCCCACAGCCCTTGTTGGACAGCTCACTGCCATCGTTGGAGAGAACTGTCTTACCCGCTCACTCAACGGTGTCTCCATCTGGGTGCAATTTTGGACATCTGCAGTAGCTTTAAATAAAGGGACGTTTTCAAGAATGCAAATGGGTTAGTGCCATTTAGGGGTTTGTCTTATAAAACAAATGGTCTCTAAACATTATCTTAAGTGGGAGAAAGGCTTTTCAGTGCACCAGTAGGCTTTTCAAAAGCATATGTGGTAAAGGGTCCCAGGAGACCGCCTGGGTTATGAAGTGTGGCCATACTGCCctccagtgggggaggagcaagtTAGGACTGGGCTCTGGAGTGGATGCACTCTCACTCAGCTATTGGTCATTAACACCTGCTAGAGGTGCTTTACATTGTGGCCAGTCTTTTAGCTGTGTCCTGTTCTGTCCAACTTCCCAGTGTGTCCTGTGACCTGTGTCTGATTCCAAACCTTGGATCCTTGTTCCCTCTGGGGGATGCACCTCCAAAGGAAGCTGCTCTTTTTTTGAAAGCCAAACAAAACTTTGCTGGTCAGCATTGTGTTCTGGCAGCCTTGGGCCTCTAGAGGTACAGGTCTGGATGCTCTTGAAGTTGGTGTTGGCACAGAGGTCCTTCCCGCCAAGGAAGGACATTGAAGCTTGTGAAATGCACCTTGCCTATCTTGAATTGGAATTTTGATGTTGTAAAGGACAGGTGTTGCTTCTGTATGGGCCTCTGTTGGATGCACTGATGTGTGTAAGTCTGCCTAGGGCTTGATCCTTCAGGGAAGGGCAGTCAGACATCCCTTTCAGCACAGAATGGTTGTTTAATAGTCTTTGCTTTGGGCTCCAAAAcaagataaatcccacttgatgtaAAACCACAGGCTGACTTCTTTCCTCTTGAGTGATGAATTGTGTCTCCAAGGGGTTAAAACCCTGACAGCGGGGTAGGCCCCTCAGAATGGCTGGGGAACAGAGCTGTGCTGTGACCAGGCTACATTAACGGGGTGCATTTAAAGGTGTGGCttgctaaataataaaaaataaaggtgtggCTTGCTGACAATGCAGAATGTGCTGCAGAAAGGGAGACATGCAGTCCTGACAGTGGGTCTCACCAGTGAGCAGGGATGTcagcaggggtgtgtgtgtgtgtgggggggggtttcTGCCTTGCTCCCCAGCCAGTGTTTTTTCAGCTGGGTTCCTCCCTGTGGCAAAAAGGCAATGGTAAAGTCAGAATTGAGATGCTGACAATATTGGGGATGGAGTAAGAAGTGAGATGATGTACCTTTCTGTTCCAGGTCAGTCCACTGAGCTGCAAGTTGGGCAAGCTTTCTGCTGTGGTTTCCTTCTCCTGGGCATCTTAGCTCCTTAGGAGAGGACTCCTGGGCCAGAGGCCTCACTGGGTCTCCCCccagcacccctctcccccaccaggaCCCCCCTCTGCCCAGGCAAGTCTGCAGGGATGACACCAAGGAGGTAACAAGCACCCCTTCTTTCCATGACCAGTGCTTGGCACTCACAGCTCTCAGCCATCCTGGTACCCCTACACAGACCTGGAGTCAGACCTGGGCAAGAGCCACCAGTT
Coding sequences:
- the RANBP1 gene encoding ran-specific GTPase-activating protein isoform X2, encoding MAAAKDTHEDHDTSTENADESNHDPQFEPIVSLPEQEIKTLEEDEEELFKMRAKLFRFASENDLPEWKERGTGDVKLLKHKEKGTIRLLMRRDKTLKICANHYITPMMELKPNAGSDRAWVWNTHADFADECPKPELLAIRFLNAENAQKFKTKFEECRKEIEEREKKGSGKNDNAEKVAEKLEALSVKEENKESEDAETKDRAEEEQ
- the RANBP1 gene encoding ran-specific GTPase-activating protein isoform X1; protein product: MAAAKDTHEDHDTSTENADESNHDPQFEPIVSLPEQEIKTLEEDEEELFKMRAKLFRFASENDLPEWKERGTGDVKLLKHKEKGTIRLLMRRDKTLKICANHYITPMMELKPNAGSDRAWVWNTHADFADECPKPELLAIRFLNAENAQKFKTKFEECRKEIEEREKKAGSGKNDNAEKVAEKLEALSVKEENKESEDAETKDRAEEEQ